The following nucleotide sequence is from Drosophila subpulchrella strain 33 F10 #4 breed RU33 unplaced genomic scaffold, RU_Dsub_v1.1 Primary Assembly Seq427, whole genome shotgun sequence.
GAGCCTCAAAACTTTTAAGGGATCTTTAAAAactagaaaataatatatcaaaaatgcATAAATATTCTTAAGCGAAAGGAAAAtggtaatattttattaaaacggTTTGTTGAAgtatgcaaatatttaaaagaaaacaacgatatatattttttactgcATACTTCTAGACACCTTTATATTTGTGAGATTTCTTTGGCAGCTCCGAAGAATTCGATTGACAAAAAACCATAAAGATTTGAGTAGCCCTAAggacataaaataaaagtatagCTAAAATTCATAAATAATTTTCGGGGAACTTAAAAGCAAGCTAAAGaaatattgttatattttatttaagaaaggtgtctaaaagtatgcaacaatatattttgttttgaaaataCCTATATATTATTTCACTGCATACTCTTATACACCTTTTATAAGTgtgacttttttttaaaagcttCAAAGAATTCGATTGCTGCGAAACAATTAAGAAGATGTGTCTGAAAGTATGTGTttgtggggaagacaacaaatatgccacccttatatttataattaataacgcacgaataggttatattaaaatgtatagcgtttattcggagcggcagacggactgtgaatgtataaaaagcttggctccaagatcttcatatagacatatgcaggcttacaaagtagttgctgaatagataagcgacagctttatgggtataagaaagaagacgaaagataagcagagagctatgcaggtgccgtcgtacacctatgcgcgcatgactaggcgctggcgatctgctccgaacatactccccccgttggaagaGGTAAGGTTCCAACTATCTCGGAATCGATGGGCAGAACGGCTAGCTTGGCGACGGCTCTCTTGATCAGACCCGTAGCTGTACGGACCATAGCTACTCTGATGACTCCGTCCCCGCCGGGTATGACTTCTTGGATGCACCCAAGCTGCCATCTCAAGGTGGAACGTTGTCCTCCTTAAGCAAAACTATGCGTCCAATCTTGATGTTAGACGTTTCGACGCGCCACTTGCTCCTCTCTTGAAGTAGGGACAAATACTCGCTGCTCCACCTTTTCCAGAAATGTTGCTGCATCTGGGTAACCCGCTGCCATCTGCTGAGGCGGTCTTCGCGGAGATGAGTAATGCCAGGCTCAGGAAACTTAGTGTAGCTGGAACCCTTCAGGAAATGCGCCGGTGTTAGCACCTCAAggctttcagcattttctgaaattggaCAGAGTGGACGGGAGTTAAGGATGGCAGAAATCTCATATGCAAGAGTTCTTAATTCATCGATGGCTAAAATGGATGCACCGACGACTCTGTAGAAGTGAAATTTAGCTGACTTCACAGCGGCCTCCCATAAAACCACCGAAGTGCGGGGCACGCGGAGGGATGAACTTCCAATCGATCCCATCAGCTAAACAGACGGAAGATATCGATGCTGTGTGCTGCTCGCTCAAAAAGAGCTCTTTCAGCTCGGCAAGCTCTCTCTTTGCACCGACAAAGTTTGTAGCATTGTCGCTCCAAATGGTACGCGGACTGCCTCTAAGGCTGATGAATCTCCTCAGCGCTGCGATGAAAGAATCCGTCGTAAGATCCTGGACCACTTCCAAATGAGCAGCCTTCGTGGAAAAACAGACAAAGACGGCGATATAGCACTTGTGGGGTGCCTTATTTCTGGCCTCTGCTTTATGATAGAATGGCCCACAATAGTCCACTCCTGTGGTATGAAACGCTGGATTAGGCTGCACTCTATTTGCGGGAAGGCTACCCATGACGTGCTCCCAAGTAACAGGCTTCATTCGGAAACATCGGACGCATTTGTTGATAACGCTGGCGACGAACTTGCGGCCTCCAATCGGCCAGTACCTTTGCCGTAATGCGGCAAGCAGCGCCTGCGATCCtccatgcaaatatttctcatgataataaacgatgatcgccttggtgactggatgatccttgggcaacagtatcggatgcctcgtgtcgtagtccaagtttgcgttctgaagccttccacccacgcgaagtaacccatcggagccgagtataggtctaagcgaaaccagcttgcttttctgtggaaacggcttgccctggctaagagatccatactccttcgccaagttaacctgttggatgctcctcagaagaagtacagttccagagttgatctcctccaccgaaagtctggctctgcaatttgaaataaatcgataaatgtatgcaaatacgcgctgcaacttatcgaaagagttgaggaatttgcagtttgatgaactgtctatgcaaacggccccaattagagccacagaacggcgctctggaagatcctttactgagtctagcagggacggccaatttgacgagctttgcagaaggaatggaggcccgttagcccaaagggaatgttccaacaattctcttggggtacatcctcgcgatacgacgtctgccgggttcaagtttgtaggaacgtgatgccaagacatgtctttcgtcatctcctgaattttcgcgattctgtttgatacgaaaacgttaaactccctcggaggttgccgaatccacgccaacacaatggacgagtccgaccagcaatgaaaggtgcaatcgaaatctatggcttccttggcgtttacgattagctcagccaataaaagcgctgcggaaagttctaatcttggaattgttaaggccttcaatggagctacccttgacttggcacagagcagatggactttcgattctccattggtctccgatcgcaagtatagacacgctccataagctgacatgctagcatcgcagaatccatgcaactcaacggaagcccttggttgcagtacgaatcgtgggaattttaagttctgtacgaccgataactgtgaggtcaactccccccatgacgaaagaatgggctctggcagtgcatcatcccaatccacgttcgcactccatagaaattgcaaaaaaaatcttagattttgtgataataggagttattaaaccgagtggatcatagaatttggcaatcgtcgacaatgcaacccgcttagtgggtcgttgattggttggcagttgagaaaaatgaaataggaGCTGATCAGAAGATGGATCCCAGACTAGTCCCAATGCCTTGGCGACATCCGATCCATCGTGAAATTTGATTAACTGCTCCTTGTCGCATTCAGACTCTCCCTTCAGGGCTGCTGACTCATTCGAACACCATTTCCGAATTGGAAAGTGGCCTCGCGACAGTAGTTCCTTCACCTGACGACGAATTTCTCTCACCTCCTCAACTGAGTCCCCACCagatattaaatcatccacatagaaatctctacgaacaatttttgctccaataggaatgattcctcctcatcgtaagcgagttgatgcatggctcttatagccaagaaggcagctggcttggttccgtaagtcaccgtgttcaatttaaaaacactcaactCTTCCGTGGAGCTTTCTCTCCAAACGATGCACTGCAAGAAATCATCCGGGTACGAGACACGCACGCAACGGTACATCTTGCAGATATCCCCACAAAGagcaactttaaaaaatcgaaagcgaagcagtatattaaagattttttgttgaattgttggTCCTGCCAGAAGTAAGTCGTTCAGAGAGCTACCAGAAGTTGTTTTAGCAGATCCATCAAAAACGACACGAAGCTTCGTACTCGTGCTCTCCTGCTTATGTACGCAATGGTGGGGCAAAAAGAATTGTGTTTCTGGCGGTTCCTTAGTTACAAGAGACATGTGACCTAGATCGATATACTCCCTCAAAATGCTGAATACTGTGCTTTCAGGGCTGGGTTTTTATCTAATTTAGCTTCCAAACTCTTGAAACGACGACGAGCCAAGCAATAAGAATCACCTAAAGATTCGAATCCGGAGGTGGTCAAGAGACGAACAGAGTATTGGCCGTTTCCAAGTCGAATGCAATTTTCAGTAAAAAGTTGCTCACATCGCAAGTCTTCCGACAACAAAGATGGCTTAGACGAAGTGAAGTCCtcaatttcccaaaatcgctttacaatggcggaaagtgtgtcatcggaatgatcagctgggtccttgatgctggcttgtaaaaccgacttatgagttggcatgttcgatgataaccctcc
It contains:
- the LOC119562357 gene encoding uncharacterized protein LOC119562357 isoform X2, producing MLWNRFGKEVQDDGKLGSSLENAESLEVLTPAHFLKGSSYTKFPEPGITHLREDRLSRWQRVTQMQQHFWKRWSSEYLSLLQERSKWRVETSNIKIGRIVLLKEDNVPP
- the LOC119562357 gene encoding uncharacterized protein LOC119562357 isoform X1, whose protein sequence is MLWNRFGKEVQDDGKLGSSLGNSNTRPAENAESLEVLTPAHFLKGSSYTKFPEPGITHLREDRLSRWQRVTQMQQHFWKRWSSEYLSLLQERSKWRVETSNIKIGRIVLLKEDNVPP